CGCGTCCGCGGCGCGAAGGATCTCGAGCCGCTCGGCCGTGACCTCTCCGACGATCCGGATGCCGAGGCCGGGGCCGGGGAACGGCTGGCGCCACACGATGACCTCGGGAACGCCCAGCTCGAGGCCGACCGCCCGCACCTCGTCCTTGAACAGTGCGCGCAGCGGCTCGACGAGCGAGAACTGGAGGTCGTCGGGCAGCCCGCCCACGTTGTGGTGGCTCTTGATGTTCGCGGCGCCCTCGCCGCCCCCGGACTCGACGACGTCCGGGTACAGGGTGCCCTGGACGAGGAACTTGACCTCGTCACCGTGCGCTCCGGCATCCTCGACGACCTCGCGGGCTGCGTCCTCGAAGACCCGGATGAACTCGCGGCCGATGATCTTGCGCTTCGTCTCGGGGTCGCTGACCCCGGCGAGCGCGGAGAGGAAGCGCGCACGGGCGTCGACGACCTTGAGCTGGACCCCGGTCGCGTCGACGAAGTCCTGCTCGACCTGCTCGGCCTCACCCTCGCGCAGCAGCCCGTGGTCGACGAACACGCACGTGAGCTGGTCGCCTACAGCCTTCTGGACGAGCGCGGCCGCGACGGAGGAGTCCACGCCGCCGGAGAGCCCGCAGATGACGCGGGCGTCACCGACCTGCGCACGGATGGCGTCGACCTGGTCCGCGATGACGTTGCCCGGGGTCCAGTCGGGCGCGAGCCCGGCGCCCTCGTAGAGGAAGTTCTCGAGAGCCTTCTGCCCGAGCGGAGAGTGCTTGACCTCCGGGTGCCACTGGACGCCGTAGAGGCGTCGGGCGGTGTTCTCGAACGCGGCGACCGGCGATCCTGCGGAGGTGGCGAGAACTTCGAAGCCGTCAGGTGCGCTGTGCACGGCGTCTCCGTGGCTCATCCATGTGGTCTGCTCGTCGGGCGAGCCGTCGAGCAGCGCACCGGCCCGGGTCACGGTCACGGGGGTGCCGCCGTACTCGGAGAGGCCTGTCTGCTCGACAGTCCCGCCGAGGGCCTTCGCCATCGCCTGGAAGCCGTAGCAGATGCCGAACACGGGCACGCCCGCCTCGAACAGCGCAGGGTCGACGAAGGGGGCGCCTTCGGCGTAGACCGACGACGGCCCGCCGGAGAGGATGATCGCCACCGGGTTCTTCGCGAGCATCTGCTCGACGCTCGACGTGTGCGGGACGATCTCTGAGTAGACCTTGGCCTCGCGGACGCGACGAGCGATGAGCTGCGCGTACTGGGCACCGAAGTCGACCACGAGGACGGGACGTGGCAAGGACGTTGGAAGTTGTGTCACGTGGACAGGATAGACGGACCCCAGCAAGGGGTCAGGCCTGGCCGGCTCCGGCGGACGTCCGTCCCGCATCGTCCGCGAGGGCCCGCGTGAGCGCCGTCCGCAGCCCGCGCGCCGCCGCTTCGGGGTCAGGGGCCTCCGTCACAGCGCGCACGACGACCACGCGGCGAGCACCGGCCTCGACGACCTGGCGCACGTTCTGGAGGTCGACGCCGCCGATCGCGAACCACGGTGTCGTCGGCTGCCCTGCTGCGACCTGCCGGACCGCGTCGAGGCCGACGGCCGCGCGGCCAGGCTTGGTGGGCGTCGACCGGACCGGTCCGACGCAGAAGTAGTCGACGTCCGGGTCGGCGTCCGCCGCCGCGGCCTGCGCGCCTCCCCCGGTCGAGCGTCCGAGGAGAGCCTTCTCTCCGACGAGGTCCCGGGCGACGGGCACCGGAAGGTCCCGCTGGCCGGTGTGCAGGACCGCGGCGCCTGCCGCGAGCGCGACGTCGGCCCGGTCGTTCACCGCGAGCAGGGCGCCGTGCTCGTCTGTCAGGTCCCGCAGCGCTGCCAGGAGCTCGAGCTCTTCCACGACGTCGAGCGACCGGTCGCGGAGCTGGACGATGTCGACGCCGCCGCGGAGCGCTGCGCGCACGAGGTCGAGCAGGTCGAGGCCGCCGCGTCGGTCGCGGCGGGCGTCGGTGCAGAGGTAGAGCCGGGCGTCCTGCAACCGTTCGCGCGGGCTTCCTGACGGTCTCGGTGACGGGGTCGGCTGCGCTGTCGGGTCCGAGGTCGGTGCCATGGTGCGGAAGTGTAGTGTGACAAGTGCACGGGAGCCCTGCACAGGTGGGGCTGAGAGGGCATTCCGCCGACCGTCGAACCTGCTCTGGGTCATGCCAGCGAAGGGAGCAAGCGCATGCGCGCACTCACAGTCTCGACCCCACCACCGGCCACCACGGTCTCAGACGTCCTTGTCCTGGGTGG
This sequence is a window from Sanguibacter antarcticus. Protein-coding genes within it:
- the guaA gene encoding glutamine-hydrolyzing GMP synthase — encoded protein: MTQLPTSLPRPVLVVDFGAQYAQLIARRVREAKVYSEIVPHTSSVEQMLAKNPVAIILSGGPSSVYAEGAPFVDPALFEAGVPVFGICYGFQAMAKALGGTVEQTGLSEYGGTPVTVTRAGALLDGSPDEQTTWMSHGDAVHSAPDGFEVLATSAGSPVAAFENTARRLYGVQWHPEVKHSPLGQKALENFLYEGAGLAPDWTPGNVIADQVDAIRAQVGDARVICGLSGGVDSSVAAALVQKAVGDQLTCVFVDHGLLREGEAEQVEQDFVDATGVQLKVVDARARFLSALAGVSDPETKRKIIGREFIRVFEDAAREVVEDAGAHGDEVKFLVQGTLYPDVVESGGGEGAANIKSHHNVGGLPDDLQFSLVEPLRALFKDEVRAVGLELGVPEVIVWRQPFPGPGLGIRIVGEVTAERLEILRAADAIAREELTRAGLDREIWQCPVVLLGDVRSVGVQGDGRTYGHPIVLRPVSSEDAMTADWTRLPYDVLATISTRITNEVKDVNRVVLDVTSKPPGTIEWE
- the thiE gene encoding thiamine phosphate synthase, whose translation is MAPTSDPTAQPTPSPRPSGSPRERLQDARLYLCTDARRDRRGGLDLLDLVRAALRGGVDIVQLRDRSLDVVEELELLAALRDLTDEHGALLAVNDRADVALAAGAAVLHTGQRDLPVPVARDLVGEKALLGRSTGGGAQAAAADADPDVDYFCVGPVRSTPTKPGRAAVGLDAVRQVAAGQPTTPWFAIGGVDLQNVRQVVEAGARRVVVVRAVTEAPDPEAAARGLRTALTRALADDAGRTSAGAGQA